TCTGGAAACCCTTCATCCTCGGTGTGGCGCACTTCACGAGTATAGAACTCGAAAGTGCGTCCACCGTACTCTACATGAAGATGATGGAAGTCGTAGATCGAAGGAAGAAAAGAGAAGCCGAAGAAAAAGCGGAAGAGTTAAAATTCTTAGCAAGGCTGATTCAAGGTTCGAGTTTTTGAGAGTTAGAAAGAATAGAAGGTTGAGGAAACGATTAAGCGCATGGCTACAAGAGAACTGAATATCACGATCAAGATCGGCGTAGATCCGGACGATCCATTTTCTGGCATCCGAAAAGAATTGGAAGATTTACGTTCTAAGCTGAAAGAATTTTCCGATTCAACCAATCTTATTTCGAAATCTGGAATTCAAGCCTGGGAATCTTTAGGAAATTCCATGGCGGATTCGATCCGAGGAGTTTCCGGTCTTGCGCTTCTTTCCGAAAAACTTGGAAAGACGGAAGATTCCCTTCGGAAGTTGTATGCGAGCACGAAAGGGAATCCCCAACTTGAAAAAGAGTTTTTCAATGTCGCGAAAGCGGCCGGCTTTACGGAAAGAGATGTCACAAAGTTGAACTTTCAATTGAACGCGACTTCTAAAATCGCAACCATCGCTTCCGCTTCACTTAAAGCGCTTTCTTCGATCGCGTCTTTCGCCTTTAAGACTGTGATCGGGCCTTCCATTGAGGCCGGAATCGCATTAGAAAAACAGAATGCAATTTTAAAAACGCTTTCAGGAAGCGAATATCCCAAACTTCAATCCTCGATCGAAAATACGGTCCGAAGTTCCAAAGGATTGACCACTCAAAGAGAACTTACGGAAGCCGCTAATCAGGCGGTCAAAGCGGGCCTCTCGGTCGACTTTATCTCCAAGAATCTTTCCGGCTTGCAAAAATCTTCCCGACTCGCAGGGAACGATCTCTCTTCCTCCATGCAGGACGCTTACAATGCGATAAACCGCGGCACCGGAGACTTTTTACAAAAGAATGGCGCCATATTTTCTGATTATTCTAAGGAATTCAATCGGATCAATCAATCCGGTATTTCCGACGCAGAGAAACGAATCGCGAGAGAAAGACTTCTTTCTTCCGCATTGAGCGAAAACAGTAAATTACAAAATTCTTATGGAGAGCACACCCGAACCACTTCGGCGATCTTAGAAAGATTTAGCGAAATCATAGAAGGTTTGAAGGAAAAAATCGGTTCTATGATCTTGGAGGCATTGAGACCTGTCCTGACGTTGTTCATAGATTTGTTTGAATACTTTACGGAAGGGGAAGATGCGGCGGAAAGACTGGAAGTCGCAGGGATCATTTTAGGAAGTATTCTCACAGGCATCGTCGCAGGTTTGATAGCAGTAGGAGTTCAAGCTCTGATCACTTCAGGTTTTACGTTCTCTTCCTTAATTCCAGCTTTGATCGGAATGGCCGCGGCAGGTTGGGCCGCGATTGCACCGTTCCTTCCGTTTATTGCGATCGGTCTCGCCGTCGCTATCGTTGTGGCGGGCCTCGCCTTGATTATAAGAGATCTCTTTAAATGGATGAAAGGTGGTAAATCCGTTATCGGAGATTTTCTAGGACCTTTCGATCTTGTTAAGGGCAAGTTTGATTCGTTAATTGAAACGGTGATATCCTTTAAAGATAGAATTATCCAATTCTTTACTGATCTCGGACCGAAGATTCGAAAAATCATTTCCGATCTGGTCCCGGCCGGTGTTCTCAAATTTTTAGGAATCGCGCCGGACTTTAAAGAACCGCCGACAGAAGTTCAAGATGCGATCATCACCAAACATGGAAAGGTGATTCATTTTCACCCTGATGATAATTTGGTCGCAGTGAAAGATCTTGGTATCTTGGGCGGATCTAAGGCAGGTAACGGGAAGGGAATCTCCGTCAATATCGCTAACGTAACGTTAGGCTCCGGATCTACTCAAAAAGACGCTCAGATGTTCGGCGCGTATTTGGAAAAAGAACTCGAAAAGATCGCATTGAAGATCGGCCTTCAATCCGGACTTTCACCGGAAGGAGTTGCGTAATGGGAACGATAACAAGAAGAGATACAATCGCTCTCACAGATGGAGAAACCGAAGTCGAGATGAACGTTTCCTTTGACATTCAATATTCTTATCCAGCCGAAGTCACCGGGCATCCGATCGAGAGGGAAAAAGGGAAAACATCGATTACGGATTTCGTCATTCCCGGACAAAGAACTGTTACTTTAAGCGCTCTTTTATCCTCTTCTACATCCGCCCTAACTCTTTCAAAAATGTCCGTTGATGAAAAGTTGGAAACTTTGATTCGTTGGCAGACCAGCGGAACCTTTTTGACTCTCTTGGGTTACAGAACCGGTGGAATTATCAATCGGATTCTATCCTTGCTTCCTTCCTTCTTTCGTTTTGTGGAACCGGACGATCCGGATCAAAGATATCTAGGAAGATCCACGGATGAGATTCCGAACCTACTGCTCGGAGACGTTACTTTTTCGGAATCGAAAGAGAACGGAGACGATGTCCCGGTGAGTCTTTCGATCGTTCCTATTTTTGTTGCGGAGGCGAAAACGAGAGAAGTAAAGGCGGTTCGGTCGGGTGGAAAAAAATCCAATCAGGAAGTAAACAGATCGGGTAGTCCGAATCCTGCGAAACTAAAGAGCTAAGGACATTAGAATATGCCAATATTTAAATACATTCCCGTGGATCCGGAATCGATTCCGATTCGAAATATATATCAAATAGGTTCGAAGGATTATGAATTCGAATTCGCATACAATCAGATCGGAGATTTTATCACGGTGATAATCAGAAATCAAGACGACGCGGTTCTGTTTTCTTCCTGTTTGATCTATGGAATTTCTCTGAATCATGTCGTAGTCGATGATTTTCCGGTTTCGATTTCACTCAAACCCTTTGACATTGATGATCTATATCGCGAAGAATTTATTCAGATTCCTGTCAATCGCCAGACTTTCGGATCGACGGTTCAGATCTATTTAGAAGGTGAAGAATGACTCCGAATCCAAAACTTTTCGGCAGAGTTGTATCTCTGGAAATTCTACCAAAAAGTGGGAACGCCAAAAAATTCACATATCCTCCTTTTGATATGGAATTTGAATCCGAGTTGAATTCGTTAAATTCAACGACGGTAACGATCTATAACGTAAACGAAGAAACGATGGCTTTGATCGGCGCAAAGACGCAAGGTTCAGGCTTTCAATATCCGAGTGTTTTTTTAAATGCTGGTTATAAAGATGAGAACGGCTTGGTCGCGTCCGGAAACGTCATTCTTCCTAAGTTTAAGCAAGATGGCACAAACAAGATATTGGAATTTCAGATCAATGCGAACGCAGGAATATGGTCCCGCACATATATAATGAAAACGTATAGTAAACTTCCTGCAACGAGCGTAATTCTTGATATTTTGGAAAGAGGAAATATGAAACCGGGAAAGATCGCCCTCGGAGAAGATCGGATTATCAACTTTAGCGCAAATGATTCGTTAGGTGAATGCATCAATCAGTTCTGTTCATTAACGAAATCGCAATATTGGATCCAAGACGGTTTGTTGCATATAGATTCCAAGCAACCGAAGCAAAAACAAAGCGTACTTTTTTTGGACAGCACTTCCGGCCTCATCGGAATACCCGAGCAAGAGGAAAAAAAATGGAAGGTAACGAGTTTATTTCGACATAAATTCAAAAAGAACATGATAATCTCGATTCACGGTGGAAAGTTAAAGGGAGAATGCAGAATTATCGGCGGAAAGCACAAATTCTCCACCTTCCAATCCGAGAACTATTCTGAGTTGGAGGTGACACCTTTATGAATTTGGACGAAGTGATTCTTGCGTCGATGAAAAAGTCGCTCTCCAAAATACAAGTGGGTTTGCCGGGAATTATAGACTCTTTCAATTCAAATGAAATGACGGCTAACGTTAAGATTCCGTTCAAACAAAAAGACGGCTCGGGTGAGGAAAAAAAATTCCCGATGTTATCGAATATTCGAGTCGGTGCTCTTTGGTCGGGCGATTTTTACATGAAACCGGATTACAAACGAGGGGATACCGTTTGGATCTCATTCTCCACGCACGATATATCCGACGCGGTGAGGGGAGTCAGCTCCTTGGTTTCGGATTCCTTATTCGATCTTCAAAGTGCTTGTGTAGTATGCGGTTATAAAAGCGATTCGGATTTGCCTGCTGTTACGGCGAATTTACCGGGCCTCGTGATCGGGAACAAGGAAGGGAAGTCTTTCATTCAATTCGATGATGATACGATTAAGATTCAAGGAGGTTTGATCGATCTTTCGGAAGCGGCAGTTTTGGGGAACACTCTTGTGCAGTTGATAAAGATGATCCTTGATGTTTTTATAAACAATGCCGCTTCCTTTACTACGAATTCCGTTCCGGGTTCTCCTTCCGGATTGGCGCCCACGGTGTTGGCTCAGTTGAATTTAAGAAAAGCGGAAGTGGATCAAATTCTTTCAAATAAGGTAAAAATAGGATGAAAGGTTTTAAAATCGAAAACGGAGATATTGCCAGAAAGAACGGACGCACGGTCGTATTGGACGATCTGGAATACTATGCTCAAAGAATCAAACACGCGATTCGATTATCGCTTGGTGAGTGCGTTTATGAACCGCTTACTGGAATGGATTGGTTTACGATCTTTTCCACAAAGATATCTAGAGAAAGGGTTACGTTCGAAATCAAAAAAGTAATTTTAAAGGATCCAGAGACGATCTCGCTCGACCGAATAGAGGTGAAAGCCGACGATTTGAATCGGAGAATCTATATTCAATATTCTGCAAATACGAAATTTGGTATTGTTTTGGGGGAAATATAATGTTAGGCGTTACGGAGCAAGGTTTTATTCGAAAAACAAGGGACCAGATTCTCTCTGAACTGGAAGAAAAATATAAAACGAATCTCGGTCAGGAAATAGACTTATCGATTTTAAGCGAGGACGGGATTCGGATGAGAATTCTCGCGGACGAACTCGATCTGATTCATCAATTGGCAGAGTCCGTATTCTACTCCAACTTCGCACATACGGCAAGGGGAGTTTCCTTGGATCGAGTGTTAAACCCATTGGGCGCGGAACGCCAGCCGGCAAAAAGATCGATTGTCGCTTTAAAATTTTCAGGCGTAAATGGATCCGTCGTCGAAGTCGGAACGATTTGTCAAACCGGAAGCGGATATCAGTTTATTACCATAGAATCCGGAACTATCAGCGGAGGTTTCGTAGTTTTAAATGCGCAAGCTCTTAGATTGGAATACGGTTTGAACGGAAATGTTCCGGCTAACACGATTACTACGATAAATACCGGAATCGCAGGAGTCGATTCGGTTACAAATCTTGAACCTGCAAGAGGTGGTCGATCCATCGAGACGGACGTTGAATATTTGAATCGTTTTATGGAGGAAGGGGTTAACGGAGGATCGTCCGCTACGAACGTTCAGGGCGTTCTGAATCAGATCGAGGCGGTATTAAGCGCGGTCGTTTATGAGAATCGTACGGATTTTACGGATATCGACGGAAGGCCTCCTCATTCAATGGAAGCAGTAATCGAAGGAGGTAGTTCCGAAGAGATTGGCGAGGTGTTTTTACGAAACTGGCCCGGCGGTATCGAGTCATTCGGTTCTACGAATACTTCCGTGATCGATAGTAAAGGTGTCGCGAGAACTTACTTCTTCAATCGCCCGACCGACGTAGATATTTTCGTCAAGATTGATATTGTTCGCGATCTAAGCCTTTGGGTTTCCGGAAGCGAATCCATCGTGAGGACGAATTGTATCAAGGTGATCGGCGGTGTGGATACGATAAACACGGTTTCGACCGCTTACAAAGGGGACGGAACCGGCGCGGACGTATTTGCATGGAAGCTGATCGCGGCGCAAAGCGGACTGAGCGAATATGCCTCCACGAAGGTTCTTGGGATCAAGTCGATGTCCGCGAAAGTCGGCTTCTCCTCTCCTGGAACGTTAGATGAACTTTCATTGAATAGCCGTCAGAGAGCAAAATTAGTAACCTCTAATATTCAGGTGAATTTTATATGACAACCCTTGATGACGTTCTGCAACGATATCCGTCTTCCCTGTTTACTCGGGATCCTGAATCTCGAATCGGCAAACGATGGACAGCAGATCTGGAATTGTTAAACGAAGCTCGCGTTGTTTTGGAATCGTTGCGCGGTCTTACCGACTTTCGAGTTCAACAAGGAGTCGTTCTTGATCTCATCGGAAAAAATTTAAAACAACCCCGAGACGGGATGGATGATTTTAGATATCGAGTTTTTCTTTCGATCGCAAGACAAAAAAGAAAATCGAAAGGCGATATTCACTCCATGAATGAAATCGGGTCACAGATTCTCGCCGGAACCGGAACCTTATATGAAATTCAAGAACTCTGTTACGGAGGTGTTCCCGAATTTCTCGAGGGCGCATTGACTCTAAATGGAGAATCCCCGCTCTCCGGCAACACGAAAAGACCGGCAACGATCCGAGTGGTCTTTTCCGGGTCCGTTGATTCGGTTGTGGTGGCTCCGGAGTTTAATCAAGCGATTTCGCAAATTCGGGCCGGAGGAGTCAATGCGATCATCAGTTATCGCTTTGAAACTTCAACGCTCTCCGGTATTCTTTACGGCGCTTCTCTTCGGAGTAACCGATTGGATGGGAGTTGGAATTTATACAATTCTACTTTATTCTCATATTCTAATGTACAAATATTTCCGTATGAAATAGCGTTTGGGGTCGGTGGTTTGAACGCCGGTATTCCGAGAGTTCCACAACCGAGCGATACTGGATTGCAGGACGAGGTTTTAAGAAAGCTCGTGGAAATTCGGACGAATCCGGATGGAACCAGAAATTTTCAAGTAACCATCAAACAAGCGGAAGCCATTGGAGCATCCATTAATGAGTTGGCTCTCTTTGATGAAAACGGGGATTTACTTTTCCTAAAGACCTTTCCATCCAAACCGAAGGATAACTTGATCGTGTATGACTTTGTGATCAAAGAGGAATTCCTATGATCTTTAATTTGGTTCGAGAAACGGGACTGGAAATTGAGGACCGGGGCAATACAAGGATCGAAATGATTCCGACCGCTTCCTTTAAATCTTTGGAGGAACCCTTTTCTTTCTGTGAAAAGAAAAAGTTCGCGCAGAGAGGATCGGAACTGAATGCGGAATCTATTCGAGCTATCGATTTATCTCTGCAGAAGGATCGGATGAAACCGTTTTTAGGAATCGAACAACTTTTAAAGCTACATGAAAAATATATTATATTTGAGCAAGATGTAAAGGAGTAAAGATGGCAGTATTTAATGCAACAAAAACGAGGACCTGGTCCAAGAGCACGCCGGCGGACGGCGACCTATTCGACGATGAATTCGATCGTCAATACTCGAACGATCAGTATCTAAAAGATCGGATCGATCAGACCGATTTGAATCTTTCCGGAGCGCAGATTCCATTGGGCGGAATCATAGAGGACAATTTGGATCAGGCCTCATCGAGTCTATTCAAGGAAACGAATGCTCAGGCGATTTCGAGAACGACCTATTCGGCTCTCTGGAATTTAGTTCGAAGAAACGTGAGCGGAATTATTCCTGCTACCGATCGGATCAGCGTGACATCCCATGGTCTGATCGAGGGACAACTCGTCAAATTCGCTTTCACGGGTGGGGGAATCACCGCTCTAACCAAATACTATGTAAGAAACCCGACCACAAACGATTTTCAAGTTTCAACGACTCCGACGGGGAGTATCCTCGATCTCACTTCTTCCCAAACGGGAGAGATGATCGTTAACGTTGAGTATGGTTTTGGAGACGGTGCGACGACATACAACGTTCCGGATCGAAGAGGAATTTTTGCGAGGGGCTCGGGAGTTCACGGAACGAGAGCGAAGGCAATTGGTGGAAACTATGACGGGGGTGCGGTTGGATTCGAAGGCCAAGATCAAGGTCAAGGTCACAGACACCAACAGTATGCTGGAGAGATAGCGGCGGGAATTACAAATCAAGGCGGGCGTTACGCGGATTCGAATGGTGCCTCCGTTAGTACATCATTGTACACGAGTACTTCTGCAAATGACGGAACCAACGGCACTCCGCGCACCGGAAACGAAACAACACCGGCCTACGTCGCAGTAAAATACAAAGTGAGGGTCGCATGAACTACATTATAGAAAAAGAAAGTAATAAAGTCGTATGGATCAACTCGGATCCTCAAAAATTAAAAGGAAAAACCGTTTGGCAAGAATTTGATGAGACTCTTCATGAAGTAGTCTACGCGCTCCATTATAATCCTCAAGTCCAAGAGACCTTTCTTGCGCCGGTAGTCGACGGTATGGCTGTGGATTTTCAGCCGAAGTCGGTCTATGATAAAAAGACGGCTCGGGAAAGGATTCTCCAAAACTGGAATGACAAGATGGATTCCGAATTAGAAACGGAAGAGAAACCGATTTTGGACGAAGAGGGGAATGTCCTTCCTCATCAGTTTCATACGAATGCCGGTTGGAGATTGGATTTGGATCAAAAGAAAAAGGATTGTATCGGGCGAATCAATCAGATCTGTTCGGAAAAAATTTCGGGAGGCTTTTCTTCTTCTGCGCTCGGCTCAGCGCATCATTATCCGTTCGATCGCGACGATCAATTGAATCTCAATAGTTCGGTTTTAACGGAAGAAAGCCTTCCGATTCGATGTAAGGATGGCGCAAATCAAGAATCGTTTAAAATTCATACTCCGGCACAAATTCGAAAGGTTTTGAATGATGGTTGTCTCCATAGAGCAAGATTACTCGAAAGAGCGAATCGATGGAAGGCGAAGATCGCGGAAATAGGATCGATTGAAGGACTTCAGGAGATGGATTTCGATTCGGATCGGATCTGAGATTGGCTGTAGTTAGGGTGCGTAGGGAGCTTTCGCACCCTAACTAGTACGTTAAAGTATTAGAATATTCTAAATATAAAGTTGCTTCAATTTCTTTCAATCGATCTTCGTTGTGTACGGGGTGCAATAAAATCGTAGAGGAAAACGTAAATTCGAAACAAAACTTCGAATCAACATTGATCGGTTGTTGGAGTGGATTCTAAAATAAACGCGAATTATTTTGAATCAATCGAGAAATTCGAGCAGTAATTTTCGAATCAGTTCTTTCTGGGTCCAAGGGATAAAGTGATTCTCTTCCTCTAATGGAATGGTTTTGAGAATCGTTTTTGAAAGTTGAGTTTGAAAATACTCCAAGTTTCGATAAGGAACAAGAGAATCCTCTTTTCCGTGGATCAGAATCGTTTTACATTGAATTTCTTTCCAATGAGGGGTCAGGTCGAAGAGCTGTTTTTTTAAAGGAAGCATTTCCGAATTGCTGTGATTGATCTCTCTGGGAAGAATTCGTTTTATCCAATTCCAATCCGCGACTCGATTGTACCATCGAACTTCCTCGGCTTCTCCGCTCAAAGCCGCCGCCAAGAGGAGGAGGCCGGCGATATTTAGATCGGGAAAAGAGGCGATTCTTGCGGCGATTGGTCCTCCGTAGGAGTGTCCCACTAAAACGATTTTTGCATTCTTCTCATTCCCGACGGTTCTTTGGAACTGTGAAATTGCCCGTCCCAGGATATATGCCTGCCTTTCAATGTCGGGCAAACTTTGATCCGGACTGGATTTTCCAAAACCTGGCCTGTCCACGGAAAGGACACAGAAAGAGGAGGTAAGAATCTTGTCTCCTAAATAGGAAGTATAATTCTGCCAGCCCCCTGGAGAGCCGTGAATGAATATTAGAATATTGCGATTCTTTAATTCACACGCGCTCGCAACTCCGTAGACTTCTACTTCATCCTCTAAAAAATGGAATTCCCGGATCTGGGCGCCTTCCTCTTTCAAACGTTGTAAACTTTCTTCCGGCTTTTTCCTGAGATCTTCCGGTAATCTACAAGAGAATAAAAGACCGAAACATAGGGAAAAAAGAAGAATCGTGCGAAAAGGAATCGGCGGCATTTTATTTTTCGGAATTTTCTAAGAAACCGGAAATTCTCCTCTTTGTATTTGTCCGTAGAACCGTAAGAATGTTTGGTTCGGTTGAAAAGGGTTTGCCGTATCGAAAAGTCCTTCCCGGATTCCTTTCACGAGATACATATCGATTTCACCTTTGTTCTTCGCTTTTATCTTTCCTCTATGCTCGCAGATAAAAAAATCTTTTATTTGTTCGTAGGTTTCGCTGGATATATTCACCTCACCCGGAATTCCGGAGCTTTCCATTCTGCTTGCCGTATTCACCGTATCTCCCCAAATGTCGTAAGCAAACTTATCCGTTCCCACAACGCCCGCGACAACCGAGCCGGTGTGTATTCCAAGTCTGAGTTCCCAAAAAGACAGATTCTTACTTTCCCTTTCTTGTTTTTTTTGAAGCATAAATCTCTGAAATTCCAAACCGCAAAGGACGGCGTCTATCGCATGAGTTTTGTTCTTTAGAGGAAGACCTCCCGCGGCCATATAGGCGTCTCCGATCGTCTTGATTTTTTCCATAGAATGAATCTTTACGATGGAATCGAACTGACGGAAAAAAAGATCCAATTCGCTTAACAATTCTTCGGGAGTCATTGTTTCTGCGATCTGAGTAAAACCGGCCATATCGGTAAAGAGTACGGTAACGCTTTCATAACGAACCGGTGCGACGGAATCATTTCTTTTTAATTCTTCCGCAACGGCTTCCGGAAGAATATTTAGAAGTAAGGAGTCAGATTTCTTTCGTTCTATATTCAAGTTTCGTGTTAGAATGAAGATCAAAAGTCCAGTAAGAATTTGGACGAATAAATAGTTCCCTCCGGCGTCCAAATACCGTTCAGTTTCGTTCTGATAGGTCTTGATCCATTCTCTATTGTAGAATTCGGTCGCATAAAGAAAAGCGGTCGCCGCCGCGTAAACCAAATAAACGATCCATACATTATGATTTCTTAAAAGAATCGTCGCGATCACGAGGGCTGGGATAAAATAATAGTGATTACCGCCGATCGATCCTCCGTTAAAAAACCACATGGAAGAAAGATAGACTAAGATGGTAAGATTGAACGGCCAGAATAGCGCGTAGTAGACGCTCTTGATTCGAGAGACCAGATACATTCCCATCAGCAAGATTCCGGAAACGAAGTTTAAGAGAAAGATCACCATGAAGTTTTCCAAATAGAACGAGGAAAAAGCTCCGAAAATATTGAGGGCGCCGTTTACAAAAGCGACCGTATTGAACAGCCTATGTTCCAAAGAATTTTTCTTCGGATCCCCAAACATAAAATAAACGAACTTAAGGACTTGATCGGTCATGGTCGATAGCATAAATTCATCGGGGATGGAAATAAATCATTTATTTCCTTCGAGTTTGCAAAAACGTGCACCTATTTTACAAGAATCAATCGGAACGATCATCGACTTTTCGATTTCCGGCGTAGAATCGAAAAAGTGCTTTGACGATCTTGTACAAGCTGGCTTTCGGAACTCCCAATTTTTTGTTTTCGGATCCGATTTGGAAAAGGAGTTTCCATTGTTGGAAAAGAATCGAATACATTTGAACGATAGAAAATTCAGGATCGTAGAGATTTGTCGATTCGGAGGTGACTCCGTTCAATTCTACGATTCCGAATTCTTTTCCTAATTTCAATTCTTCATCCGATCGATATCGAATATCGTATCTACCGAAGTAAAAGCCGGCAAAGGTCTGGGAAATTTGATCGATTTTCTCAATGAGGGCTTCTGTAATTAGATCGCTTCCGTCCGAAAATAGAGTTCCTTGACAATGATTTCCAGCTTCCGCGAGCCTCATTCTTTCTCCTTTGGAAAGAATCCGGTTCCATTGTTTTTCGTGTCTTTGCTGAAAAATTCCCGATTGAAATCGAAATCGTGGGTGTTTTGAAATCAATTCTTTCAAGGAGGAATTTCCGTCACCTTCTATGATCGGAAACGTCTTTCTCGTCACGGAAAAGATATGTCCTCTTTTTTCATTCGGAAAGCGGTAATAGAACACGCCGGCTTCCTTCGGGCCAGGGTGGTATTCTTGGACAACGAGGTCTATATTTGTCTCGAGTAAATATCGTACCGCTTCGTTTTCTTGTTTGATGAGCTTTACGCCGGAGCCGCGTTGCCCTGCGTCCGGTTTTAGTATATAAGGATATTCGAATTTATTTATGAAAGTTAAATTCTCAAGATTTTTAAGATCCGTTTCGGAATCGATTCTTATAATTTTATGAAATTTTAATATGTGATCGGATGAGATATTTTTAAGAATATCATTCTTTGATTCTCCAACGAGTCCTCCTAAATCGATACCGGGATTGGCGGCACAGATCGTACCAAACCCCCAGTGGCGAATCGTCAAATATACGATATAAGGTACTAAAGGAATGTAAAAGATCCAAGCCGGCCAGAACTCAGGCTTTGCGATTTTTCCGAATGAAACGTTCCAGGAAACGCTCTTCCTTTTAGGTCTGTTTTGATTCAGCTTCTTTATGGTTTGTTTTTTTCTCGAATTGAAGGGTTGAAAGGGCAACTCCAAATTCTTTCGGTATAGAAACATTTTGTAAAAAACACTCCGCGTATATTTTGATGATCGCCATATGATGAATCGTATGGTCCTGGACGTATAAGAATTCTCGTTTCAGATTGCTGATCGTTTTTCCTTCAAGTCCGGACTCCGGATCCAAAAGAAAAGAAAGTTCTACACTTTTATTTTCTTCAATTGACTCGAGTTCGTTTAATAACTCAAAAATTTTATCCCGAGCCGCGCGCGGGGAAGTTTCGTAGAGAGGATTTCTTTTTCTCCGATCGTATGAAATGTCGGTTGTTTCTAAGCCGATAACCAAATTCCCCAAAACTTCCAAACAGTGACGAACATGTTTTCCGATGCTCGAACCCTTGACTTGGGTGATTTCGATCGAATATTCCCTTTCATCGATAACGGAAAGTAGATCTGCCAGTTGATTGAAGGTATGAAAAATGTTTCTGAATTGAATTTGTAACATCGAAAAGTTCTTCGGAGCAAAAGACTCGAAGTTACAAAAGAAAATCGGTTTTTTCGAAATTGCAACGAGATAAAGAAAAAAGAAGAATAGGACAGAGTTGTTTCTCTGTCCCTTTGTGAGTGTCTCTTTTAGTAAAGACTAAATCGGACCGGTATTAGAACCTTAACAGTGATCGCTTTGCCTTCTAAGATTGAAGGAGAATATCTTTTTTTGTAAAATGCTTCGATTGCGGATTCTTCCAAGCCGAATCCGAGCGATTTCCCAACGGAGCGAACCCGAAGTACTTCGCCCGTATCTGCGATTACGATTTCGAGAGTTGTAGTTCCGGAAATTCCGGCCGCTTTTGCTTCGCTCGTAAAAACGGGAATCACGTTCGGAGTTAAATCGACCGGGGCAGTCGCTCCGGATATTACCGCGTCTTGCGCTCCGGCGATTCTCGGATCTTCTTTCTTTTTGAGAGTATCCGTTAATTCGAAATCGCCATCTTCCGGCGCTCCTTCCGCAGGTTCTTGAATGGAAAGGTTATCGATAAAGGCAACCTCTTCGACAAGCTTATCTAGTCGATCGAATTCAATCGATGGAGTGTACCAAAACAAAAGAATCAATATCTGTAGAACGAAGGAAAGTCCTATCCAAGATTCGTACGGATATCTCTCTACAAAACGTTTGAGTTTACTTTTAAGTTTATTTTGAGTCCCGGTATTCAATGCCAGTTCCTTTTATTTCAACCCGCCGCCCT
Above is a genomic segment from Leptospira stimsonii containing:
- a CDS encoding phage tail protein; this encodes MTTLDDVLQRYPSSLFTRDPESRIGKRWTADLELLNEARVVLESLRGLTDFRVQQGVVLDLIGKNLKQPRDGMDDFRYRVFLSIARQKRKSKGDIHSMNEIGSQILAGTGTLYEIQELCYGGVPEFLEGALTLNGESPLSGNTKRPATIRVVFSGSVDSVVVAPEFNQAISQIRAGGVNAIISYRFETSTLSGILYGASLRSNRLDGSWNLYNSTLFSYSNVQIFPYEIAFGVGGLNAGIPRVPQPSDTGLQDEVLRKLVEIRTNPDGTRNFQVTIKQAEAIGASINELALFDENGDLLFLKTFPSKPKDNLIVYDFVIKEEFL
- a CDS encoding LA_1064 family peroxide-responsive upregulated protein produces the protein MIFNLVRETGLEIEDRGNTRIEMIPTASFKSLEEPFSFCEKKKFAQRGSELNAESIRAIDLSLQKDRMKPFLGIEQLLKLHEKYIIFEQDVKE
- a CDS encoding alpha/beta fold hydrolase; this translates as MPPIPFRTILLFSLCFGLLFSCRLPEDLRKKPEESLQRLKEEGAQIREFHFLEDEVEVYGVASACELKNRNILIFIHGSPGGWQNYTSYLGDKILTSSFCVLSVDRPGFGKSSPDQSLPDIERQAYILGRAISQFQRTVGNEKNAKIVLVGHSYGGPIAARIASFPDLNIAGLLLLAAALSGEAEEVRWYNRVADWNWIKRILPREINHSNSEMLPLKKQLFDLTPHWKEIQCKTILIHGKEDSLVPYRNLEYFQTQLSKTILKTIPLEEENHFIPWTQKELIRKLLLEFLD
- a CDS encoding adenylate/guanylate cyclase domain-containing protein, encoding MTDQVLKFVYFMFGDPKKNSLEHRLFNTVAFVNGALNIFGAFSSFYLENFMVIFLLNFVSGILLMGMYLVSRIKSVYYALFWPFNLTILVYLSSMWFFNGGSIGGNHYYFIPALVIATILLRNHNVWIVYLVYAAATAFLYATEFYNREWIKTYQNETERYLDAGGNYLFVQILTGLLIFILTRNLNIERKKSDSLLLNILPEAVAEELKRNDSVAPVRYESVTVLFTDMAGFTQIAETMTPEELLSELDLFFRQFDSIVKIHSMEKIKTIGDAYMAAGGLPLKNKTHAIDAVLCGLEFQRFMLQKKQERESKNLSFWELRLGIHTGSVVAGVVGTDKFAYDIWGDTVNTASRMESSGIPGEVNISSETYEQIKDFFICEHRGKIKAKNKGEIDMYLVKGIREGLFDTANPFQPNQTFLRFYGQIQRGEFPVS
- a CDS encoding carboxylate--amine ligase produces the protein MFLYRKNLELPFQPFNSRKKQTIKKLNQNRPKRKSVSWNVSFGKIAKPEFWPAWIFYIPLVPYIVYLTIRHWGFGTICAANPGIDLGGLVGESKNDILKNISSDHILKFHKIIRIDSETDLKNLENLTFINKFEYPYILKPDAGQRGSGVKLIKQENEAVRYLLETNIDLVVQEYHPGPKEAGVFYYRFPNEKRGHIFSVTRKTFPIIEGDGNSSLKELISKHPRFRFQSGIFQQRHEKQWNRILSKGERMRLAEAGNHCQGTLFSDGSDLITEALIEKIDQISQTFAGFYFGRYDIRYRSDEELKLGKEFGIVELNGVTSESTNLYDPEFSIVQMYSILFQQWKLLFQIGSENKKLGVPKASLYKIVKALFRFYAGNRKVDDRSD
- a CDS encoding energy transducer TonB, which produces MNTGTQNKLKSKLKRFVERYPYESWIGLSFVLQILILLFWYTPSIEFDRLDKLVEEVAFIDNLSIQEPAEGAPEDGDFELTDTLKKKEDPRIAGAQDAVISGATAPVDLTPNVIPVFTSEAKAAGISGTTTLEIVIADTGEVLRVRSVGKSLGFGLEESAIEAFYKKRYSPSILEGKAITVKVLIPVRFSLY